Proteins encoded together in one Kitasatospora albolonga window:
- a CDS encoding orotidine-5'-phosphate decarboxylase, with protein sequence MTPEPFGARLRHAMDTRGPLCVGIDPHASLLTSWGLDDDIAGLERFTRTTVEALADRVAVLKPQSAFFERFGSRGIAVLEKAVEEARSAGALVLMDAKRGDIGSTMGAYAATYLDQDSPLFSDAVTVSPYLGFGSLRPALDAAAASGAGVFVLALTSNPEGAEVQRATAADGRSLAQLMLDHMAAENEGAAPLGSVGAVVGATLGDAGVDLAINGPLLAPGIGAQGATPADLPAVFGDAVGNVVPSVSRGVLRHGPDASGLREAAERFADEIRGAVSGS encoded by the coding sequence GTGACCCCCGAACCCTTCGGCGCCCGGCTGCGCCACGCCATGGACACCCGGGGGCCGCTCTGCGTCGGCATCGACCCGCACGCCTCTCTGCTCACCTCCTGGGGGTTGGACGACGACATCGCGGGCCTGGAGCGCTTCACCCGGACCACCGTGGAGGCGCTGGCCGACCGGGTGGCCGTCCTCAAGCCGCAGTCGGCGTTCTTCGAGCGGTTCGGCTCGCGCGGCATCGCCGTACTGGAGAAGGCCGTCGAGGAGGCCCGGTCCGCCGGGGCGCTGGTCCTCATGGACGCCAAGCGCGGTGACATCGGCTCCACCATGGGGGCCTACGCGGCGACCTACCTGGACCAGGACTCCCCGCTCTTCTCCGACGCAGTGACCGTCTCCCCGTACCTCGGATTCGGCTCGCTGCGCCCGGCGCTGGACGCGGCCGCCGCCTCCGGTGCGGGCGTCTTCGTCCTCGCGCTCACCTCCAACCCGGAGGGCGCCGAGGTCCAGCGCGCCACCGCCGCCGACGGCCGCTCGCTGGCCCAGCTGATGCTGGACCACATGGCGGCGGAGAACGAGGGGGCCGCCCCGCTCGGCTCGGTCGGCGCGGTGGTCGGCGCGACGCTCGGCGACGCGGGCGTGGATCTGGCGATCAACGGACCGCTCCTCGCGCCCGGCATCGGTGCCCAGGGAGCGACCCCGGCGGATCTTCCGGCGGTCTTCGGCGACGCGGTCGGCAACGTCGTGCCGAGCGTGAGCCGGGGCGTGCTGCGCCACGGTCCGGACGCGTCGGGGCTGCGCGAAGCGGCCGAGCGGTTCGCGGACGAGATCCGCGGTGCCGTCTCCGGCAGTTGA
- a CDS encoding dihydroorotate dehydrogenase (quinone): MYKFFFRLVFKRMDPERAHHAAFRWIRLAARVPVLRTFVAAALAPRYKELRTEALGLRMHGPFGLAAGFDKNAVAIDGMAMLGFDHVEIGTVTGEPQPGNPKQRLFRLVADRALINRMGFNNEGSAAVAARLAARNPVFRTTVGVNIGKTKVVPEAEAAADYVKSTERLAAHADYLVVNVSSPNTPGLRNLQATESLRPLLTAVREAADRTVTTRRVPLLVKIAPDLADEDVDAVADLAVELGLDGIIATNTTIAREGLGLKSAPELVGETGGLSGAPLKERSLEVLSRLYARVGDRITLVGVGGVESAEDAWQRILAGATLVQGYSAFIYEGPFYARAIHKGLAARLAASPYATLAEAVGAETRKKAAL, from the coding sequence ATGTACAAGTTCTTCTTCCGGCTGGTCTTCAAGCGGATGGACCCCGAGCGGGCCCACCACGCCGCCTTCCGCTGGATCCGCCTCGCCGCCCGCGTCCCGGTCCTGCGCACCTTCGTCGCCGCCGCTCTCGCCCCCCGCTACAAGGAGCTGCGCACCGAGGCCCTCGGCCTGCGGATGCACGGCCCCTTCGGACTCGCCGCGGGCTTCGACAAGAACGCCGTCGCAATCGACGGCATGGCGATGCTCGGCTTCGACCACGTCGAGATCGGCACCGTCACCGGTGAACCGCAGCCCGGCAACCCCAAGCAGCGCCTCTTCCGCCTCGTCGCGGACCGCGCGCTGATCAACCGCATGGGCTTCAACAACGAGGGCTCCGCCGCCGTCGCCGCCCGGCTCGCGGCCCGTAACCCGGTCTTCCGGACCACGGTCGGCGTCAACATCGGCAAGACCAAGGTCGTCCCGGAGGCCGAGGCAGCCGCCGACTACGTGAAGTCCACCGAGCGGCTGGCCGCCCACGCGGACTACCTGGTCGTCAACGTCTCCTCGCCCAACACGCCCGGCCTGCGCAACCTCCAGGCCACCGAGTCGCTGCGCCCCCTGCTGACCGCCGTACGGGAGGCCGCCGACCGCACCGTCACCACCCGGCGCGTACCGCTGCTCGTCAAGATCGCCCCGGACCTCGCGGACGAGGACGTGGACGCGGTCGCCGACCTCGCCGTGGAGCTGGGCCTCGACGGCATCATCGCCACCAACACCACCATCGCCCGCGAGGGGCTCGGCCTGAAGTCCGCCCCCGAACTGGTGGGCGAGACCGGCGGGCTCTCCGGCGCACCCCTCAAGGAACGCTCCCTGGAGGTCCTGAGCCGCCTGTACGCCCGTGTGGGGGACCGGATCACCCTGGTGGGCGTCGGAGGCGTCGAGAGCGCCGAGGACGCCTGGCAGCGCATCCTGGCCGGGGCCACCCTCGTACAGGGCTACAGCGCCTTCATCTACGAGGGCCCCTTCTACGCCCGGGCCATCCACAAGGGCCTCGCCGCCCGGCTCGCCGCATCCCCGTACGCCACCCTCGCCGAGGCCGTCGGCGCCGAGACCCGGAAGAAGGCCGCCCTGTGA